From one Mustelus asterias unplaced genomic scaffold, sMusAst1.hap1.1 HAP1_SCAFFOLD_838, whole genome shotgun sequence genomic stretch:
- the LOC144487507 gene encoding microtubule nucleation factor SSNA1-like, with translation MSQQGAALQSYNNELVKCIEDLCTKREELNQQILQEEEEKNKLQNDIRILTEKLATVNEGLARKMASRNEFDRTIAETEAAYMKILESSQTLLTVLKREAGTLNQVTENGDNKAS, from the coding sequence ATGTCCCAGCAGGGGGCCGCGCTGCAGAGCTACAACAATGAACTGGTTAAATGTATTGAAGATTTGTGTACGAAAAGAGAAGAACTGAATCAACAAATCTTgcaagaggaggaagagaagaaTAAGCTGCAGAACGATATCCGCATTTTAACAGAGAAACTTGCCACGGTCAACGAGGGCCTGGCACGCAAAATGGCAAGCCGAAATGAGTTTGATAGAACTATTGCAGAGACTGAAGCTGCTTATATGAAGATCCTCGAAAGCTCCCAGACACTGCTGACTGTCCTGAAGCGGGAAGCAGGGACCCTGAACCAAGTCACTGAAAATGGTGACAACAAGGCCTCCTGA